A genomic segment from Nocardiopsis sp. Huas11 encodes:
- a CDS encoding rRNA methyltransferase, giving the protein MVYRYATERADHSALASGNVLRSAPGFPGFPVRLASELFQRGLAHVPQDRVRMWDPCCGSGYLMTVLGLLHRDRIVHARATDVDPDAVALAVRNLALLTRDGLAEREEELRRSALDFGRAEFVGRAETAGALAAGLASMGGDLPHETAVADVFTLSEQVEADLVVTDVPYGDLTHWQGATPADDPMRALLRSLGRVLPPHAVVVVTARTRRVVLPPAVRALERVKVGNRAAVLVRARDVAP; this is encoded by the coding sequence GTGGTCTACCGGTACGCCACGGAACGGGCGGACCACTCGGCGCTGGCCAGCGGGAACGTGCTGCGGTCCGCGCCAGGTTTTCCCGGGTTCCCGGTGCGGTTGGCCAGCGAACTGTTCCAGCGTGGTCTGGCGCACGTGCCGCAGGACCGGGTCCGGATGTGGGACCCGTGCTGCGGCAGCGGCTACCTGATGACCGTGCTGGGACTGCTGCACCGGGACCGGATCGTCCACGCGCGGGCCACGGACGTGGATCCCGACGCGGTCGCCCTGGCCGTGCGCAACCTGGCCCTGCTGACGCGGGACGGGCTGGCCGAGCGCGAGGAGGAGCTGCGCCGCTCGGCGCTCGACTTCGGCCGGGCGGAGTTCGTCGGGCGGGCCGAGACCGCCGGCGCCCTGGCGGCGGGCCTGGCCTCCATGGGCGGCGACCTCCCCCATGAGACGGCCGTGGCGGACGTGTTCACGCTCTCGGAGCAGGTCGAGGCCGACCTGGTGGTGACGGACGTGCCCTACGGGGATCTCACGCACTGGCAGGGCGCGACCCCCGCGGACGACCCCATGCGGGCGCTGCTGAGGTCCCTGGGCCGTGTCCTGCCCCCGCACGCCGTGGTGGTGGTGACCGCGCGCACCCGCCGGGTGGTCCTGCCCCCCGCGGTGCGTGCCCTGGAGCGGGTGAAGGTCGGCAACCGCGCGGCGGTCCTCGTGCGCGCCCGCGACGTGGCGCCCTGA
- a CDS encoding FAD-dependent monooxygenase — protein MATHDTSPSATRSALIVGGGIAGLAAALRLHQAGWRVRIIERAAQRRGGGYAVAFAGIGYDAAERMGVLPDLLDRHITPDALVYVKKDGTESFTVPGPTVRAMAGERNLNILRGDIEDVFYQNVCEHAEFTYGTTVERIEQDADGVRATLSDGTEATADLLIGADGLHSATRAQVFGPESDYRRDLRHMVGVFMLDHLPVGLAPGATASVTDTGRTLAVIDLGENGAAAFFGYRSDESDRELAEGPHTAIPRAYADMGWVAPQVLEQLATAKDVYFDTVSQMEVDGWSRGRVVLLGDAAWCVTLFAGYGSALAVGGADALGTALEEHPDDIAAALAAWEGRIRPEAERKQRLGRQVKGLYAPKDPFRLWLRDLPLRMASNPLMSRFLRRRLQIRG, from the coding sequence ATGGCCACCCACGACACCTCGCCGTCCGCCACCAGGAGCGCCCTCATCGTCGGCGGCGGCATCGCCGGCCTGGCCGCGGCCCTGCGCCTGCACCAGGCGGGCTGGCGCGTCCGGATCATCGAGCGTGCCGCCCAGCGCCGCGGCGGCGGCTACGCCGTCGCCTTCGCGGGGATCGGCTACGACGCCGCCGAGCGGATGGGCGTCCTGCCCGACCTGCTCGACCGGCACATCACCCCGGACGCCCTGGTCTACGTCAAGAAGGACGGGACGGAGTCGTTCACCGTGCCCGGACCGACCGTGCGGGCCATGGCGGGCGAGCGCAACCTCAACATCCTGCGCGGCGACATCGAGGACGTCTTCTACCAGAACGTGTGCGAGCACGCCGAGTTCACCTACGGGACCACCGTCGAGCGCATCGAGCAGGACGCCGACGGCGTGCGCGCCACGCTCAGCGACGGCACCGAGGCCACCGCCGACCTGCTCATCGGCGCCGACGGCCTGCACTCGGCCACCCGCGCCCAGGTCTTCGGCCCCGAGTCGGACTACCGCCGCGACCTGCGGCACATGGTGGGCGTGTTCATGCTCGACCACCTGCCCGTGGGCCTGGCGCCCGGCGCCACCGCCTCGGTCACCGACACCGGCCGCACCCTGGCCGTCATCGACCTGGGCGAGAACGGGGCCGCGGCTTTCTTCGGCTACCGCTCCGACGAGTCCGACCGCGAACTCGCCGAGGGCCCGCACACCGCGATTCCGCGTGCCTACGCGGACATGGGCTGGGTGGCGCCCCAGGTCCTGGAGCAGCTCGCCACGGCGAAGGACGTGTACTTCGACACCGTCAGCCAGATGGAGGTGGACGGCTGGAGCCGCGGCCGGGTGGTCCTGCTGGGCGACGCCGCCTGGTGCGTCACCCTCTTCGCCGGGTACGGCTCGGCCCTGGCCGTCGGCGGCGCGGACGCCCTGGGCACCGCTCTGGAGGAGCACCCGGACGACATCGCGGCCGCCCTGGCCGCCTGGGAGGGGCGGATCCGCCCGGAGGCCGAGCGCAAGCAGCGCCTGGGCCGCCAGGTCAAGGGCCTGTACGCGCCCAAGGACCCGTTCCGGCTGTGGCTGCGCGACCTGCCGCTGCGCATGGCCTCCAACCCGCTCATGAGCCGGTTCCTCCGCCGCCGGCTCCAGATCCGCGGCTGA
- a CDS encoding iron-siderophore ABC transporter substrate-binding protein, with product MTALSRPVQITAAAFFGVALMTACSGTDAGDDGQAGGAGGDGAFPVTIDSALGEAVIPEEPERVVTWGWSAQDVVLALDVVPVAMPRNDYGGDENGVFEWDADKIEELGGEQPTVLSGAHADEPPLEEIVEARPDVILAPNSGLTQEDFDRLQQIAPTVAYPDQPWATTWQEQVDIVGRALGKEDEAAALLEDTQAQVEALAAENPELEGTTFFYAAANEADVLNVYREYDPRVEMLTDLGMEPSASVTDLDTAPDDSFFYQVSYENLQEIETDVLVMYFADEAALEEFTSDPLVAAMPAVQEGRFAPIVGEDFVMASSAPTVLSIPWMLDRYVPELVAASENVE from the coding sequence ATGACCGCCCTGTCCAGACCCGTCCAGATCACCGCGGCCGCCTTCTTCGGCGTCGCCCTCATGACCGCCTGCTCCGGCACCGACGCCGGGGACGACGGCCAGGCCGGCGGCGCTGGCGGCGACGGCGCCTTCCCCGTCACCATCGACAGCGCCCTCGGCGAAGCGGTCATCCCCGAGGAGCCCGAGCGCGTCGTCACCTGGGGCTGGTCCGCGCAGGACGTCGTCCTGGCCCTGGACGTCGTTCCGGTGGCCATGCCCCGCAACGACTACGGCGGCGACGAGAACGGCGTCTTCGAGTGGGACGCCGACAAGATCGAGGAGCTCGGCGGCGAGCAGCCCACCGTCCTCTCCGGCGCGCACGCCGACGAGCCGCCGCTGGAGGAGATCGTCGAGGCCCGCCCCGACGTGATCCTGGCCCCCAACTCCGGCCTGACGCAGGAGGACTTCGACCGCCTCCAGCAGATCGCCCCCACGGTCGCCTACCCCGACCAGCCCTGGGCCACCACCTGGCAGGAGCAGGTCGACATCGTCGGCCGCGCGCTCGGCAAGGAGGACGAGGCCGCCGCCCTGCTGGAGGACACCCAGGCGCAGGTCGAGGCGCTGGCCGCGGAGAACCCGGAACTGGAGGGCACCACGTTCTTCTACGCGGCCGCCAACGAGGCCGACGTGCTCAACGTCTACCGCGAGTACGACCCCCGCGTGGAGATGCTCACCGACCTCGGCATGGAGCCCAGCGCCAGCGTGACCGACCTGGACACCGCCCCCGACGACTCGTTCTTCTACCAGGTCAGCTACGAGAACCTCCAGGAGATCGAGACCGACGTCCTGGTCATGTACTTCGCCGACGAGGCCGCCCTGGAGGAGTTCACCTCCGACCCGCTCGTCGCCGCCATGCCCGCCGTCCAGGAGGGCCGCTTCGCGCCGATCGTGGGCGAGGACTTCGTCATGGCCAGCAGCGCCCCGACCGTGCTGTCCATCCCGTGGATGCTCGACCGGTACGTGCCCGAGCTGGTCGCCGCCTCCGAGAACGTCGAGTAG
- a CDS encoding TetR/AcrR family transcriptional regulator, whose product MPAAFSETERARITERLLANGERLFTTQGLRKTSLEDLVGDAGIAKSSFYQFFAAKEALYLELMMRQSADVKREVVDEALLSTGDVREGLRRFLHATLRRLETDPLYRRLMTHPEEMAAVMRRLGTADPGAVSAFTASPDNPARALVDFISHHQEDGELPDHDPAVIVGVIQAVLVLPLNQELLGDPALLPKIQDLLIDIVAAGLTPRKE is encoded by the coding sequence ATGCCCGCCGCCTTCAGCGAGACCGAACGCGCCCGGATCACCGAGCGGCTGCTCGCCAACGGGGAGCGCCTCTTCACCACCCAAGGCCTGCGCAAGACCTCCCTGGAGGACCTGGTCGGCGACGCCGGCATCGCCAAGAGCAGCTTCTACCAGTTCTTCGCCGCCAAGGAGGCGCTCTACCTGGAGCTGATGATGCGCCAGTCCGCCGACGTCAAGCGCGAGGTCGTCGACGAGGCCCTGCTCAGCACCGGGGACGTCCGCGAGGGGCTGCGGCGCTTCCTGCACGCCACCCTGCGCCGGCTGGAGACCGACCCGCTCTACCGGCGCCTCATGACCCATCCCGAGGAGATGGCCGCCGTCATGCGCCGGCTCGGCACCGCCGACCCGGGGGCCGTCTCCGCCTTCACCGCCTCGCCCGACAACCCGGCCCGGGCCCTCGTGGACTTCATCTCCCACCACCAGGAGGACGGCGAGCTCCCCGACCACGACCCGGCCGTGATCGTCGGCGTGATCCAGGCGGTCCTCGTCCTGCCCCTCAACCAGGAGCTCCTCGGCGACCCCGCCCTGCTCCCCAAGATCCAGGACCTGCTGATCGACATCGTCGCCGCGGGCCTCACCCCTCGGAAGGAATGA
- a CDS encoding iron ABC transporter permease yields MTTTTGGGARTAPATRWPGRLRAPLGFLLLGLALAVAAGLSLAVGANPLPPGVVLDALLRTDPTVPDHLVVVEKRVPRTLVGLTAGLALGMAGAVMQGLTRNPLADPGLLGINAGASLFVVGAIGLLGATSPGEYVWFAFAGAAVSAVVVYGVSSFGREGATPVKLALAGAAVTAALTSIVTAVLLVDQSSLDQMRFWQVGAMAARGLPVVAQTTPFIVGGALIALLLGRSLNGLALGDDVARGLGQNIVRTRVLAAVAIVALCGAATASVGPIAFVGLLVPHVARSVVGLDYRLILPFSALASPTLLLVCDVIARVVARPGELQVGIVTAVVGAPLFIALVRRGKAVRL; encoded by the coding sequence ATGACCACCACCACCGGGGGCGGCGCCCGCACCGCCCCCGCCACCCGATGGCCCGGGCGGCTGCGCGCGCCGCTCGGCTTCCTGCTGCTGGGCCTGGCCCTGGCGGTCGCCGCGGGGCTCAGCCTCGCGGTGGGGGCCAACCCGCTCCCGCCGGGCGTCGTGCTCGACGCCCTGCTGCGCACCGATCCGACCGTCCCCGACCACCTGGTCGTGGTCGAGAAGCGCGTCCCGCGGACCCTGGTCGGGCTCACGGCGGGCCTGGCCCTGGGGATGGCGGGCGCGGTGATGCAGGGACTGACCCGCAACCCGCTCGCCGACCCCGGGCTGCTCGGGATCAACGCCGGGGCCTCGCTCTTCGTGGTCGGCGCCATCGGTCTGCTGGGCGCGACCTCGCCCGGGGAGTACGTGTGGTTCGCCTTCGCGGGCGCTGCGGTCTCGGCGGTGGTCGTCTACGGCGTGTCGAGCTTCGGCCGGGAGGGCGCGACCCCGGTCAAGCTCGCCCTGGCCGGAGCGGCGGTCACCGCCGCCCTGACCTCGATCGTCACCGCCGTGCTGCTGGTCGACCAGTCCTCACTCGACCAGATGCGGTTCTGGCAGGTCGGGGCGATGGCCGCGCGGGGGCTGCCCGTGGTCGCGCAGACCACGCCGTTCATCGTGGGGGGCGCGCTGATCGCCCTCCTGCTCGGCCGCTCGCTCAACGGCCTGGCCCTGGGCGACGACGTCGCCCGGGGGCTCGGCCAGAACATCGTGCGCACGCGCGTCCTGGCCGCCGTGGCGATCGTCGCGCTGTGCGGCGCCGCGACCGCCTCGGTCGGCCCGATCGCCTTCGTCGGCCTGCTCGTGCCGCACGTCGCCCGGAGCGTCGTGGGCCTGGACTACCGGCTCATCCTCCCCTTCAGCGCGCTCGCCTCGCCCACGCTGCTGCTGGTCTGCGACGTCATCGCCCGGGTCGTGGCACGGCCCGGGGAACTACAGGTCGGGATCGTCACCGCGGTGGTCGGCGCGCCGCTGTTCATCGCGCTCGTGCGCAGGGGAAAGGCGGTGCGGCTGTGA
- a CDS encoding RNA-binding S4 domain-containing protein yields the protein MNESSAPLPPGPDSTRVDRWIWAVRLVKTRADAAQACRGGHVRVNDRPAKPATIVKPGDEVRLRLHGTTRIVDVTHVLAKRVGAPVAARCFVDRTPAPPPEAAVPFVRRDRGAGRPTKRDRRQLERLRTEFPPPV from the coding sequence GTGAACGAGTCCTCGGCTCCCCTGCCGCCCGGCCCCGACTCCACCCGGGTCGACCGCTGGATCTGGGCCGTGCGCCTGGTCAAGACGCGCGCGGACGCCGCCCAGGCCTGTCGTGGCGGGCACGTCCGCGTCAACGACCGCCCGGCCAAGCCGGCCACGATCGTCAAGCCCGGCGACGAGGTCCGACTGCGCCTGCACGGGACCACGCGCATCGTCGACGTCACGCACGTGCTGGCCAAGCGGGTCGGCGCGCCGGTCGCCGCGCGCTGCTTCGTCGACAGGACGCCCGCCCCTCCCCCGGAGGCGGCGGTGCCGTTCGTGCGGCGCGACCGCGGCGCGGGCCGGCCGACCAAGCGCGACCGCCGGCAGTTGGAGCGCCTGCGCACGGAGTTCCCGCCGCCGGTGTGA
- a CDS encoding ABC transporter ATP-binding protein, translating into MTDTGYTAGSAAFSALAAEDLSLGYGDRTIVDGLSMAVPPGVVTSIVGANGCGKSTLLRGLARLLPPRGGRVLLNGTDIRTLPTRDVARTVGLLPQSPVAPDGITVADLVGRGRYPHQGWFRRWTSADDEAVQEALEATGTLDLAERSVDELSGGQRQRVWIAMTLAQRTDLLLLDEPTTFLDIAHQVEVLDLLLELNRTQGTTVVMVLHDLTLASRYSDHLVAMLDGSVYAAGRPRDVVTEDLVRDVFGLSAQVFPDPVTGTPSLSPLVRNPAHMPT; encoded by the coding sequence ATGACCGACACCGGGTACACGGCCGGTTCCGCCGCGTTCTCCGCCCTGGCGGCCGAGGACCTGTCGCTCGGCTACGGAGACCGGACCATCGTGGACGGCCTGAGCATGGCGGTCCCGCCCGGCGTGGTCACCTCGATCGTCGGCGCCAACGGGTGCGGCAAGTCCACGCTGCTGCGCGGGCTGGCCCGCCTCCTGCCGCCGCGCGGGGGCCGTGTGCTGCTCAACGGCACGGACATCCGGACCCTGCCCACCCGCGACGTGGCCCGGACCGTGGGTCTGCTGCCCCAGAGCCCGGTCGCCCCGGACGGGATCACCGTCGCCGACCTCGTGGGCCGCGGGCGCTACCCGCACCAGGGCTGGTTCCGGCGCTGGACGAGCGCCGACGACGAGGCGGTCCAGGAGGCGCTGGAGGCGACCGGCACGCTCGACCTGGCGGAGCGGTCGGTGGACGAGCTCTCCGGCGGGCAGCGGCAGCGGGTGTGGATCGCCATGACCCTCGCCCAGCGGACCGACCTGCTGCTCCTGGACGAGCCGACCACCTTCCTCGACATCGCCCACCAGGTGGAGGTCCTGGACCTGCTGCTGGAGCTGAACCGGACGCAGGGAACCACGGTGGTGATGGTCCTGCACGACCTCACGCTGGCCTCGCGCTACTCCGACCACCTGGTGGCCATGCTCGACGGGTCGGTGTACGCGGCCGGCCGCCCCCGGGACGTGGTGACCGAGGACCTGGTCCGCGACGTCTTCGGGCTCTCCGCCCAGGTCTTCCCGGACCCGGTCACGGGAACGCCCAGCCTCTCGCCGCTGGTGCGCAACCCGGCGCACATGCCCACCTGA
- a CDS encoding alpha/beta fold hydrolase, whose product MSHVIAADGTRLWYDALGEGEPLLLLNGQALDHEMWDGVHAGLARGHRVVRTDFRGTGGSDAPLGEPYSLELFARDALAVLDALGIGRAHVYGFSMGGKVAQTLAALAPERVGALVLGSTAPGGEHEVARPRSATLALRQASTAAGRDLIGPLFYTPEWAAAHPDTVTRILPRGPLRAQRLHFGASMGYDGWDLLPAIEAPTLVVHGEDDELTPVGNAALLAERVPDARLLTLPGMRHGYLHEDEPQATRAVLEFLREHSLADHPMPA is encoded by the coding sequence GTGAGCCACGTGATCGCCGCTGACGGCACCCGCCTCTGGTACGACGCCCTCGGGGAGGGCGAACCCCTCCTGCTGCTCAACGGCCAGGCGCTCGACCACGAGATGTGGGACGGCGTCCACGCCGGCCTGGCACGAGGACACCGGGTCGTGCGCACCGACTTCCGGGGCACCGGCGGCAGCGACGCCCCGCTGGGGGAGCCCTACAGCCTGGAGCTGTTCGCCCGCGACGCCCTCGCGGTCCTGGACGCGCTCGGGATCGGCCGCGCGCACGTCTACGGTTTCTCGATGGGAGGCAAGGTCGCCCAGACCCTCGCCGCGCTGGCCCCCGAACGGGTCGGCGCGCTCGTCCTGGGCTCGACCGCGCCGGGAGGGGAACACGAGGTGGCGCGGCCCCGGTCCGCCACGCTGGCGCTGCGCCAGGCCAGTACGGCCGCCGGGCGCGACCTGATCGGCCCCCTGTTCTACACGCCGGAATGGGCAGCCGCGCACCCCGACACCGTCACCCGGATCCTGCCGCGCGGCCCGCTGCGCGCGCAGCGCCTGCACTTCGGCGCGAGCATGGGCTACGACGGCTGGGACCTGCTGCCCGCGATCGAGGCGCCGACCCTCGTCGTGCACGGCGAGGACGACGAGCTCACGCCGGTGGGCAACGCGGCCCTGCTGGCCGAGCGCGTCCCGGACGCCCGCCTGCTGACGTTGCCCGGGATGCGCCACGGCTACCTGCACGAGGACGAGCCGCAGGCCACCCGGGCGGTCCTGGAGTTCCTGCGCGAGCACAGTCTCGCGGACCACCCGATGCCGGCCTGA
- a CDS encoding iron chelate uptake ABC transporter family permease subunit, with protein sequence MITTRPVGRSRTVRAVRRRGARREAVVTLVLVLLLLGAALVGVSVGQASVSLPELVDLLTGRADQVTRFVLIELRLPRLLTAVVTGACLGLSGALLQTIVRNPLASPDIVGITHSASAAGVLGVVYLGLSGLALAGFVSLGALAAATAIYLLAWRQGVAGYRLLLIGIGVAALSTSVTSWVLTQSDVRDARVALTWITGSLARSDWPTLNPLLGCFAVLVVALVLLGGRLRSLELGDDSATSLGVPAERSRLWLLLTSVALAASAVAVAGPVAFVALVSAPIARRTVGAGRLALLPAALIGAIIMLASDLLAQFTIPGIILPVGVVTGIVGAPYLLWLLMRTNRSGAGG encoded by the coding sequence GTGATCACCACCCGACCTGTCGGCCGGAGCCGGACCGTCCGCGCCGTCCGTCGGCGCGGCGCCCGGCGCGAGGCCGTGGTCACGCTCGTCCTCGTCCTGCTGCTGCTCGGCGCGGCGCTGGTGGGCGTGAGCGTGGGCCAGGCGTCGGTGTCCCTGCCCGAGCTGGTCGACCTGCTCACCGGGCGGGCCGACCAGGTCACCCGGTTCGTCCTCATCGAACTGCGGCTCCCGCGCCTGCTCACCGCGGTGGTCACGGGCGCCTGCCTCGGCCTGTCCGGCGCGCTGCTGCAGACCATCGTCCGCAACCCGTTGGCCAGCCCCGACATCGTGGGGATCACCCACAGCGCCAGCGCGGCCGGCGTTCTGGGCGTGGTCTACCTGGGCCTCAGCGGCCTCGCGCTGGCCGGTTTCGTGAGCCTGGGGGCGCTCGCCGCCGCGACGGCCATCTACCTGCTGGCCTGGCGCCAGGGCGTGGCCGGCTACCGGCTGCTGCTCATCGGCATCGGGGTGGCGGCGCTGTCCACCAGCGTCACCTCCTGGGTGCTGACCCAGAGCGACGTCCGCGACGCGCGCGTGGCCCTGACCTGGATCACCGGCAGCCTGGCGCGCTCCGACTGGCCCACCCTCAACCCGCTGCTGGGCTGCTTCGCCGTCCTGGTGGTGGCCCTGGTCCTGCTGGGCGGGCGCCTGCGCTCGCTCGAACTGGGCGACGACTCCGCCACCTCGCTCGGCGTGCCCGCCGAGCGGTCCCGGCTCTGGCTGCTGCTGACGTCGGTGGCCCTGGCCGCCTCGGCGGTCGCGGTCGCCGGGCCGGTCGCGTTCGTGGCCCTGGTCAGCGCGCCGATCGCCCGGCGCACCGTCGGCGCGGGCCGCTTGGCGCTGCTGCCCGCGGCACTGATCGGAGCGATCATCATGCTCGCGTCCGACCTCCTCGCGCAGTTCACGATCCCCGGCATCATCCTCCCCGTCGGGGTGGTGACCGGCATCGTGGGCGCGCCGTACCTTCTCTGGCTCCTCATGCGGACCAACCGGTCCGGGGCAGGTGGTTGA
- a CDS encoding nitrate/nitrite transporter gives MRAEVGKASGRTGTANGNLALATAAFALTFWAWNLVAPLSRTYTEHLDLSPARTSLLVAVPVLVGSLGRIPVGALTDRYGGRVMFTAVGLVSIVPTFLVGVSGDSYGMLLLWGFFLGIAGTSFAVGIPFVSAWFEPGRRGFATGVFGAGMGGTALSAFLTPLLVERLGLFTTHLLMCAALAAVSALMWAFSRDAPDWRPRTGAALPRMREAVRLKATWQASLLYAVAFGGFVAFSTYLPTLLTTAYDFAQTDAGMRTAGFAIAAVAARPVGGVLSDRIGPVRVCLASFLGTCVFAIVLALHPPAEFPAGLSFVLIAISLGLGTGGVFALVAKLVEPSRVGTVTGLVGAAGGLGGYFPPLLMGAVYQATGEYTLGFVLLAAVSVAVALYTSRAFRQT, from the coding sequence ATGCGAGCGGAAGTGGGAAAGGCGTCCGGACGTACCGGAACGGCGAACGGCAACCTCGCCCTGGCGACGGCGGCGTTCGCCCTGACGTTCTGGGCGTGGAACCTGGTGGCCCCGCTGTCGCGGACCTACACCGAGCACCTGGACCTGAGCCCCGCGCGGACGTCGCTCCTGGTGGCCGTCCCCGTCCTGGTGGGGTCGCTGGGGCGGATCCCGGTGGGCGCGCTGACCGACCGCTACGGCGGGCGGGTGATGTTCACGGCCGTCGGGCTGGTGAGCATCGTGCCGACCTTCCTGGTGGGCGTCTCGGGCGACTCGTACGGGATGCTGCTGCTGTGGGGGTTCTTCCTGGGGATCGCGGGCACGTCGTTCGCGGTCGGGATCCCGTTCGTCAGCGCCTGGTTCGAGCCCGGCCGCCGGGGCTTCGCCACGGGGGTGTTCGGCGCGGGCATGGGGGGCACCGCGCTCTCGGCCTTCCTGACGCCGCTCCTGGTGGAGCGGCTGGGCCTGTTCACCACGCACCTGCTGATGTGCGCGGCTCTGGCCGCCGTGAGCGCGCTCATGTGGGCGTTCAGCCGCGACGCGCCGGACTGGCGGCCCCGGACGGGTGCGGCGCTGCCGCGCATGCGCGAGGCGGTCCGGCTGAAGGCGACGTGGCAGGCGTCGCTGCTGTACGCGGTGGCGTTCGGCGGGTTCGTGGCCTTCTCCACCTACCTGCCGACCCTGCTGACCACCGCCTACGACTTCGCGCAGACCGACGCGGGCATGCGCACCGCCGGATTCGCGATCGCGGCCGTGGCGGCGCGTCCGGTCGGCGGTGTGCTCTCGGACCGCATCGGGCCGGTGCGCGTGTGCCTGGCCTCGTTCCTCGGCACGTGCGTGTTCGCCATCGTGCTGGCCCTGCACCCGCCCGCGGAGTTCCCGGCGGGGCTGTCCTTCGTCCTGATCGCGATCTCGCTGGGCCTGGGCACCGGCGGCGTGTTCGCCCTGGTCGCCAAGCTGGTGGAGCCCTCGCGGGTGGGCACGGTCACCGGTCTGGTGGGCGCCGCCGGCGGTCTGGGCGGGTATTTCCCGCCGCTGCTCATGGGCGCGGTCTACCAGGCGACGGGCGAGTACACGCTGGGGTTCGTCCTGCTCGCGGCGGTCTCGGTCGCCGTGGCCCTGTACACCTCGCGGGCCTTCCGCCAGACCTGA
- a CDS encoding GAF domain-containing protein produces MANTMRRSREDLLRVLLDTATDLTALRDVEAVLQAIVRRTRAIVGADMAYISLNDPERGDTYIRQSDGVTTPAYRALRMPLGVGVLGQVATGLAPFQTSDYLDDTSVVHDPEVDEIVRAEAVETIMGAPLTVAGRVIGALIVAERRSRRFEPEEVSCVESIAKQAAVAIDNSLRFEEMARRAELLNVEHRRSAAELQLATRMLELDRRLLDAVMVSPDVGRVLTIGRGALDDDLYLRDPSGALLATTVDGAAPDAVPDPGTAVAITAAAETLGTLHTGTVLDSDGRALMERVAVHAALALLFSRAEEDADLRGQYELIDDLLSGADLPHDRLERRMRRWGLRSDDRLWCVALDVSFADARRCRQVLRAAVGRTVMTVHDDHLCLLTASPAWEEGLRAAFAAHGWPLRAGSAGPITAPRDLRDAHRRASLALGSLVTLDQDGVLDGERLGMVHALLDLARTGGLPRSLTRAIDPLLAYDDERGADLARTAFYYLETDGSVARVAELLHLHRNTVRQRLTRIGVLLGAGWDASPRRLETHLALHVRDAQAGLRRPGGPVRT; encoded by the coding sequence ATGGCGAACACCATGCGGCGCTCGCGGGAGGACCTGCTCAGGGTCCTGCTCGACACGGCCACCGACCTGACCGCCCTGCGGGACGTGGAGGCCGTGCTCCAGGCGATCGTGCGCCGCACGCGCGCCATCGTCGGCGCGGACATGGCCTACATCAGCCTCAACGACCCCGAGCGCGGCGACACCTACATCCGCCAGTCCGACGGCGTCACCACGCCCGCCTACCGGGCCCTGCGCATGCCGCTCGGGGTCGGTGTGCTGGGGCAGGTGGCCACCGGTCTGGCGCCCTTCCAGACCTCGGACTACCTGGACGACACGTCGGTCGTCCACGACCCCGAGGTGGACGAGATCGTGCGGGCCGAGGCGGTCGAGACGATCATGGGCGCCCCGCTCACCGTGGCGGGCCGGGTGATCGGCGCGCTCATCGTGGCCGAGCGGCGGTCGCGCCGGTTCGAGCCGGAGGAGGTGAGCTGTGTCGAGTCGATCGCCAAGCAGGCGGCGGTCGCGATCGACAACTCGCTGCGCTTCGAGGAGATGGCCCGCCGGGCCGAGCTGCTCAACGTGGAGCACCGGCGCAGCGCCGCGGAGCTGCAGCTGGCCACCCGGATGCTGGAACTCGACCGCAGGCTCCTGGACGCGGTGATGGTCTCCCCGGACGTGGGCCGGGTCCTCACCATCGGCCGCGGAGCGCTCGACGACGACCTGTACCTGCGGGACCCCTCGGGCGCGCTGCTCGCCACGACCGTGGACGGCGCGGCCCCGGACGCGGTCCCCGATCCCGGCACCGCCGTCGCGATCACCGCGGCGGCCGAGACCCTGGGCACCCTGCACACGGGAACGGTCCTGGACTCCGACGGCAGGGCGCTGATGGAGAGGGTCGCCGTGCACGCCGCCCTCGCCCTGCTGTTCTCACGCGCCGAGGAGGACGCCGACCTGCGCGGTCAGTACGAGCTGATCGACGACCTGCTCTCCGGCGCCGACCTGCCGCACGACCGGCTGGAGCGGCGGATGCGGCGGTGGGGCCTGCGTTCGGACGACCGCCTGTGGTGCGTGGCCCTGGACGTGTCCTTCGCCGACGCGCGGCGGTGCCGCCAGGTGCTGCGCGCCGCCGTCGGGCGGACCGTGATGACCGTGCACGACGACCACCTGTGCCTGCTCACCGCCTCGCCCGCGTGGGAGGAAGGGCTGCGCGCGGCGTTCGCCGCCCACGGCTGGCCGCTGCGGGCGGGTTCCGCGGGGCCGATCACGGCGCCGCGCGACCTGCGCGACGCGCACCGGCGGGCCTCGCTCGCCCTCGGGTCGCTCGTCACCCTCGACCAGGACGGCGTGCTCGACGGCGAACGGCTGGGCATGGTCCACGCGCTCCTCGACCTGGCCCGCACGGGCGGGCTCCCGCGGTCGCTCACCCGGGCCATCGACCCGCTGCTGGCCTACGACGACGAGCGCGGCGCCGACCTGGCCCGCACCGCCTTCTACTACCTGGAGACCGACGGCAGCGTCGCGCGGGTGGCCGAGCTGCTGCACCTGCACCGCAACACCGTGCGCCAGCGGCTCACCCGTATCGGCGTCCTGCTCGGCGCGGGGTGGGACGCCTCCCCGCGCCGCCTGGAGACGCACCTGGCGCTGCACGTGCGCGACGCCCAGGCGGGTCTGCGCCGCCCCGGGGGACCCGTGCGAACCTGA